AGCTTCACAAGCACAAAAAACATTCGAAGAAGTGTTCTACAACGGAACCACCTGGAACGTATACAACTACTTAAACAACACTCAAATACAGTACATCCTGAACAACTGTGTAAATAACAGCAATATTATATTTAACAGTGGACAGTACAATAAATTAACTTTGACAATTTCAAAACCAGTGAATGTTAAAAACAAAGGCACAGTGACTATAGTGGGTAATGGATCTGGTACAGCATTTACCATAAATGCCAATGCAACTATTCAAGGTTTGGTAATTAAAAATTATGGTACTGCAATCTTGAATAAAGCAAGTACTGTTAGCATTGCTAATAATACGTTTGCGGGTAATGTGAATGGTGTTGTTAATTATGGTAGTGGTTCTGGTGTTAAGATAGGCACTAATAATGTTTTCCAGTCCAGTAAAGGTTCAGCTATTTATAATTACGGAAATAATCTGACTTTTAAAGGTTTTAAACTGGTGAACAATAAAGTGGGAATCACAAACAAAGGATCCAATGTAGACATATTATATAACACTATTTCTGGTGGAGAATATGGTATTGTAAACTATGTGAAAGCTGCAGACATTAATTACAATACTGTTTCAAGCGTTTCTAAGTCTGGTATTTATAATATTGGTTCTTCCGGTAAGATTGGGCATAATACATTGAAAAATAACTACTATGGAATCAATAATAGTGGTTCTAGTTCTACGATCACTTATAATGTGGTTTCTGGTGGTAGTAAGGGTATTGTAAACAGTGCAGGTTCAGTTACGATCAGTGGGAATACTGTAAAGTCTGTTACAGGTTGTGGTGTTTATAGTAGTGGTTCTAGTGTTAAAATTTATAAGAACACTTTAACTGGTTTAAATAAAGGTTATGGAATTTATTTAACTAGTTCTGCTAAAACTAACCTGGTTCAAAGTAATACGGTATCTAAGTTTTATTATGGATTATTAGACGCAGGATATAAGAATACGTTGAAATTCAATGTTTTAAAGTACAATAAAGTTGGTTTGTACTTGTATAAAACTGCTAAGTACTCTACAGTAACTTCTAACCAGGTTTGTAAAAACACCAATTACGGTGTTTACAATAAAGGGTATAAAACAACTCTTTATAAAAACCAGATAACTTACAACACTAAATATGGTTTAGCCACTGTGAAATCTGTTAAAAACACTAAAAACACCATAAAAAAGAATAAAGTCAACACGAAGTTAATAAAATAAAACCTCTCATTTGACATTTATTCCATTTTTTAATTTTTTAAGGAATTCTGGTTAAAAAAGGATTTTTCCAAATATTTGAGGGATTAAGTAGATTAAAATGGGTTATAATTTTTTTCTTTAAAAATGGGATGTTAGTAAAATTGTAAATTGGGTGAAATACAATTGATAAAAATAAATAAAAAGCATGTAGTCTTGATTTCAATTTTGATTATCTTTTTATCAGTTACTACTGTAAATGCTGAAAATACAACGGGAAATCTATCTTTAAATACTACTCATGCTGCTAATAGTTCAAATACTGGTAATTTGGGATTGAACTCTTCTAAGTTGTCTGTTACTTCTAAGAGTGCTTCCCGTAATGTTAGAGAGATCAATATCACTAATGATAATTATGTTAACTATTTCAATGTTTATACCGGCAGAATACTGTCTTCTGCAGATATTATCTCAGGCGACACTCTGAGAATTGGTAATGTAACTGATAAAATGTTTACAATTGACCGCAAGCTTATTATAACCACCATCTGCGACGGCGATCAAATAACCAACGGAATGATACACTTAATAGCAGGCAGCAACGGTTCCATTGTAACTGGACTCAAAATAAGAAATAATAAAGTAGTTTACACGGTAAATGGTATCTCCAGTGAAATTTTAGATGGGATTCGACTTACCAATTCCAGTTATAATACAATATCTTACAACGACGTGGAATTTTCTCGTTTAGCGGGATCATATATTATGCCAATGGACTGGTCAAATAACAATACTATAATATATAACCGGTTTTCCAGCGGTGCAACCATTTGCATGCCCATGAGCGAATCCAATTACAATAATATATCATATAACCATTTAGAGATTAGAGGTGCAATCTATGGGGTGGTAGGTAATATCATTTATTTCAATCCCTTTGGAAATGCTAACTACGGATCTGGCTTATGCATCGGCAATTATATCTCAAACAACTATCTGCATTCTGAAGTTATTAGTGAAATGATCATTGGCATGATGTTTACGTATAACAGCCATGATAACACAACTATTATTAATAACACAATTTCTCATTTTTTTTCTGGAATAGTCTTAACCGGTAATAACCTTACAATTAAGGGAAATCATTTTATAGATGATTCATATGATCAGGCAATTTCAGCAGGTGGTTCTAATATAGTAGTGTCTGATAATGTAATTAATGTTAAATCTGCTGTAGTGGGGATTCAAGTAAGCAATTCTAAGAATGTCACAATTAGTAATAATAAAATAACTCTTAGTGAAGGCTGCAATTATGCAATATATGCAGATAATAACTGTATGGTGTCTAATAATATTATTAATCTCCCAGTTTATGGTATTGGTATAAAAACAGGGCAAGGTTCAGTCATCAACAATACGATTAATACTAAGGGAGATGCAGGTATTGAAGGGTTTGGTAGTGATACTGATATAATTGGGAATAAGATAACCACGCAGTCTTGTGGTATTCATATAGTTTCTCCGCGTGTAAGAATTTATAATAATTCAATTATCAACAATACAATTACCAGCAATCTTTATGGGATCTACTTAGAAGGTTTAATATACAATACCACCCTTTCTGGAAACATCATATATACTAATTCTAAAGGTATCTATAAGGACATTACCGATGATTTTGGGGATAACAGTTCTGATAACACCGTTAATGGTGTTATAAACGATGCTACAGCTATTATTGTAAATGATTCTAATTATGACACTTACTTTGATAAAAATGGTTATCTTAAGTTTAAATCATTTAAAAATGATCCTGTGATTGTTTTAACTCATTTAAGCAATAAAAATCTGAAATTCGATCAAAAGGTCACACTGCTCAGCAATGGCATGGCCAACCTGCTGACTAAAGTAACCATAACGTTGTATCCTGATGCCGCAGGGTCTGTAATTAAAGACCTGAATTTTTATAATACAAATTTAAATGCCATAATTTTAGCAGAAGGAACTGGCAACATTAATATAACAGGTAATAATATAACTATTCTCTCAGATCCAGGTTATACTGGTTCTTTATCAGGTATATTGTCTTATGGTGCTTGTGAATATGTTAATATAACTGGGAACAACATTTTCATCAACAGTGATAAAGGGTATGTATACGGCATTAATTCAGTGTCTTATAATCCCGATAACTCCCACTTTGCCAGTGATTTCTCAAAATATTTTACCATAGCCAACAACAGTATTATTTCAATTGGGAATAAACTGGTGGAAGGGATATACACTGATTCATTAATCTATTCTAGTATAGTTAACAACACAATTAACATATTTGGGGGATCCTATGGATATGGTATTGCAACAGCCAATATAATGGGTTCTTTGCACGATTTAAATATCATGAATAATATTATAATGGTCAGTGTTAAAGGGATGGCTTATCTGGTTGAGCTGCATATGAGCAGTAATGTTTCTATTGTAAACAATTCTATTTCCGGTGTGGGCAGCGGTGTTTATGGAATCAGCGCCTACAAGACCAGTAATGTAACCATTAAATCTAATAGTATTCATACTACTGGTGGTGATTTGAGCCTCACTGATCCGGGTAGTTCTGATGTGCTGGGTAAAGGTAATGCTGCTATTTATTTAACAGCTAATGCTGGCACTACCAATATCCTGTTTAACACGGTCTATACTAATGCGGTTAAGCAGATGATTTTTAAAGATGCTTTTAACACTACTTTGGCCAGGAATTCCTATGTGATTGATGATGAGAATTTGCTGAACTATTTTACAGGTAGATCAAATGGGGAGTTGTTAGAGGACAGTATAGTTCAAACAAACGATACTTTACTGTTTGCAGATTTAAAGAAGTATTGCAGTTTGGTTTTTGGCATTCCTTTGAATTTAACTTCTTATCAGGGCAGCAGCGGTATTAATGCTAGTTTTATTTTAAAATCTGGCGCATCCAACTCAACTGTAAGTAATTTAATATTTAATTTGACAGATGAAACTGCTGTTAATTTGATTGACGCAGTTAATGTCACAGTAAGCAAAAACACCATTAAAATTTTTAGCACGGTTAAATCGGGAGTGACTGGTATTTTAGTTGCTCTTAATAGTGTTTCTAATCAAATTAGTGATAATTTAATTGAGATGGTGGGTAGTTACGCGTTATGTGGTATTTGCGTGTCTAATAGTTATCAGAATAATTATGGTAGAAGCCCTAAATATAATTCAATCTCAAATAATATTATTAATCTTAAATCTAATTCTTCTACTAATGGAATATATGTTGCAATGGCCTGTAATACATTGATACTTAACAATAGGTTGTCACTGGTTTCTGCTGAAGTGTATGGTGTGATAACTGATTATTCTGTAGATTATATTGGTTTTGGCACGCTCTGGACTAACAATACTCAGATAATTAACAATACGATTAATGGTACGGGTAGTTTGGTCTATTTAATAGAGTCATTGGGAGCTCTTAACAATGTAGTTACAGGTAACATTCTTTACTCTAATTCCAGCACTTCTTATGGTTATGCAGGGTTTAAAACCAATGGGGACCTGATTAAAAGCAATACAATACTTGTTAATGGAACCTGCAAGGTTAATGGAGATAAAATATCAACTGGCCAAACAGGAATCTATTACTCCAACGGATCATCAAATAACCAGGTGACTGATAATTATATAATTTCTACTTATCTTCCCGGCGGCGATTATGCAGTCTTCATTGCAAGTGCTACATTTGCTTCTAATGTGGCAGCTGGAAATTACATGATCAGCGATAATAATCATAAAATGGCAGATGGCGCGGTTTATGCATTATTTGATGTTGTATGTAATAATACCCCTGTTTATATTTTTGTCTCACTGGATGGCAGTGATATAACTGGCAATGGTTCGCAGGTGAATCCATATAAATCAATTGCCTATGCGATATCCCAGGCACCTAACATGGCACTCATCTATCTTTTAAAAGGAACTTATCATGAAACAGGATTGATGATTAATAAAACAATCACCCTTTCTTCCTTGAACGGTAAAGTGGTTCTTGAAGGTGATAAAAAGCAAATGTTTTATATTTCGTCAACAGGTTATTTGACCATATCTGGTTTAAATATAACTAATACTTATTCAGAAAATGGATCTGCGTTTATAAATTATGGAAAATTAAAAATAGATAACTCTGGAATATCTTATAGTAAATCAAGTGGTGAAGGTGGATCTATACTTAATCATGGAAATTTATCTGTAAGTAATTCTGTTTTATCACATAATAGTGCACATAATGGCGGATCTATATCGAATTATGGGAACGTGTTCATTAGCGGATGTAAGATTAATTATAATTCTGCATTTTGTGGTGGAGTAATCTATAACAATGAAACAGGTTCTTTAAATATCTTTAATTCTTCATTTGAACATAATTTTGCCACAGATAATGGTGGCGTCATTGATAATTATGGTTATTTAAATGCATCTAACTGTTTATTTGAATTTAATAATGCCTCATATGGGGGCGTTATTTCGAATTCTGCATACAAAGGCAACCCTTTAGAGGGTGTTGCAGTAGATTATATCTCAAACTCAACATTTAAAAACAACAGTGCCCAAAGCGGCGGCGCTATTTTTGGCTGTACTAAAAAGTTCACCATTTTAAATTCAACTTTCACCTATAATGAGGCCAGTAACAGCGGCGGTGCTGTGTCTCTATCAACTGATGAAGGTACTATTGATAGGTCTGTTTTTAGGTATAACAGGGCTACGTCTTCTGGTGCTCTTGGGTTATCTGGCGGTAATATCAAAATTACTAACTCAATAATAAGTAATAATGCAGCTATGTACTATGCTGGACTTTATTATGAGGGAGATATGGTTTGGAGCCATATTTTGTATCAGCTGACCATAGCTAATTGTGATATAGAAAATAACACTGCCATGGTACGTGGGGGCGCTTTTGGATTTGATGAGGCTAATGTGAACATCACCAATTCAAATATTGTCAATAATTTTGCACCAACTTATCCCACAATATTTGCTCAGCCTTACTGGACGAATATAGATGCCAGGGGTAATTATTGGGGTCTTACCGGCCCTACGGATGATGTATGGAATAGCGGAGCTCAATTAAAAGCATGGTTAACCGAAAGAAGTAACTGGAATGATAATGGAGGTAATTCTGGTAATGGGGGCAATTCAGGTAATAATGGTAATTCTGGTAATGGGGGCAATTCTGGTAATGGTGGTAGTTCCAATTCAGGATCGGGACTTAGTTTTGGTACTGGAACTGGATCGGGCTTAGGTGACGGTTCTGGGTCTGGTATAGGTAATGGCAGTGGCACTGGTAATGGTAATGGAAAAGGCTCTGGTCTGAATAATAATTCAAATGGCAATAATATTTGGGGCAATGGCCAATCTGATGTAGATTTTATTAATAATTTGCTGAATACAGTAGGTGCAGTTAATATTGCTGCTGCTGCAGGTTCTAGTTCTTCACCAGGAGGAGAATCAGGCAGTAGTTCTGGTGCCGATGGTCAGAAGGTTTATGAAATAAGTAAAGACAAAAAAACCGTAACAGAAGAGTCTAACGATGTTTTAGCGGGTTTAATAGCGGTTTTATTTTTTGTATTCCTGGTTGTTATAGGTTATATAAGAAATAAGAAGCAATTTAAGCGCTAATTGTATTGTAAAATGAGCATACATGAGGGGATTATTTAACATGGATGGGAAGAAAGTGATGTTTAACAAAATGGGAATAATGATACTATTTATCGTGTCTCTGGCACTATCAATGGGCATGGTCAGTGCTGGCGATACTTCATCCGGAGATGTAACTAATATTTCAGCAGTAAATGGTGATGTTCATGTTAATTCAAATAATTTGGCTGCTGATCCTGTAAAGGTTAAAGGTCAAAAAGTTTATTCTGCAGGTGGTAATTCTAAAATTTATGTGGCAGCTAATGGCAGTGATGAAAATGGGGACGGTACTCTTGATAATCCTTATCGGAGTTTAAATTCGGCTATCAGCCATTCAGCTGGCGCTTCGACTATTTACATGTTCAATGGCACTTACAGGGGTGTAAACAACACCAACTTAATTATTGATAAAACATTGATTATTTCAGCCTGGGATGGTGCAGTTACACTTGACGGTGAAGGAAAGTCGCAGATTTTTGATATAACTTCAGATGGAAATTTAACTTTGAATGGATTAAAACTCATAAATGGGTATGCGGGGGAAGAATCCACCTCTGGAGCTATAATTAACCGTGGTGAATTAACCATAAATAATTCCGCATTCAGTAATAATAATGGGTTTTTAGGAGGTGCTATTTTAAATTACGGCAGTTTAACAGTCTTAAATTCCACCTTTAAAACGAATAAGGCTACCAATTACGCGGGGGGAATTGCCAACTTCGGCACGACCAACGTTCATAACAGCCAATTTATTGAAAATACCGGCGGAGGACTGTTTAATGCAGGTAATATGTCTGTAATATCTTCTAAGTTTACTTCAAGCAGTATAATCTGCGATAATTTTGGCAGCAACAGAAATTCAGTGACCATTACAAATGCATCATTTGCAGACTCCATGGTAACAAGCAAGGGCAATACCGTCTACATATACAATTCATCATTCGTTGATTCATCATATTCTGCAGTTCAATTAGAAAACAGTAATGCCACTATCACTGGATCATCATTTGGAAGATATGCAGCCTCTGTTGGTGTTAATAGTACACTCAATATAACTTATTCTGTAATATTGGGAACTATAAGTACTAGTGGAGTTAATAGTACTGCATATGCGTCTTATAACTGGTGGGGGTCTAATAAAGTACCAACTCTTTACAATGTTGTTGTTGATAAGTGGGTTATATTAACATTTGTCAGTGATAAGAGCCCTATTCCATCTAAAACCAATGCTACGGTTACTGCTGTTTTTAAATATACTGACGGTAAAAATGTTTTTAATTTAGGGAAAACGTATTTACCTTCACGTTTTATAAGTTTTGAAACTGATAATGGAGATTTTTCACCTCCAAACGGGTACATGGTGAATAACTCATTTTCCACCACTTACCTGAACAATACTGAAGACACGTGGATCTATGCATGTGTGGATAATCAAAAAGTGAGGCTGGTTATAGGCACCGGCTGGACCGATTACTCTATATATGTCTCCAACGATGGTGATGATTACTACGGCGATGGATCCAGAGATAATCCATATAAGACTTTACAGAAAGCGGTGAGTAAGGCTTTAAATGGAAATAAAATCTACATTTACGCTGGAACATATACAGGTCTATATAACACCGACTTACATATAAACAAGTACCTTACATTCAGTTCTTTTAATGGTGACGTGTTAATATACAGGTACTCCAACATCAATCTTTTTAATATCACTGAATTTGGACAGTTAAATTTAAATAACATAAATACATGCTCAAACATGTCTTATAACGTGCTTTTAATTAATAACGGCGGCGGTGTTTTAGTTTTAAATAACTGTACAATAAACAATTCCACAGGATGTATTGGAGGTTCTGGAGATGTTAAGGCATATAATTCTAAATTTTATAATATAGTTGGATATGCCATTCAGTCTAATGGTAATTTAACAGTTATAAAATCTTCTTTCACGAATATATCAATTCCTAACACTTCTATTTATGATAGAGCAATCATCCGTTCATGTGGTAATTTAACAGTTATAAATTCGACTTTTATTAATAATAATTTAAATGCAATATATGCGGAGTGGAGTTCAGGTTCATCTGCCCTGATTAATGGTTCAAATTTTACTAACAATACAGGGGGCGTGACTTTCTATAACTTTGATCAGGGGGCCGCTGTTGAAAACTGTAAATTTATTGATAATACAGGATCTTGTGTAATTCAGGCCAGCATTATCAATAACTCTCTTTTCATAAACAATACTGGAAGGGGCTCAATTAGAGGCTCAATTATAATTAACGGTGACTACAATTCTGAACCTAAAAATTTAACCATCTCCAATTCCACGTTTATTAATAATTCTAATGTGGTTGATGATTATGAAGATTACAACTCTAATGGTGTCATTTTTAATGGAGGTAATCTGACTGTTACTCAGTGTACTTTTTCAAATAATTGTGCGGCGTATGGCGGAGCTATTTATAATTTAGGTGATTTGAATGTTTCCTATTCAGTTTTTGTTAATAATACTGCCAAATATTTAGCTGCTGATGTCTATAATCGCATGGGGACGGCTTATCTGTTATCTAATTGGTGGGGTTCAAACAGCGGACCTACCAGTGAAAAGGTGTACCGCTTTTTGGGAGATGTTTATGCTTATAACTGGGTCATAATGACTTTAACTATTAACAACAATGTTTTAAATGCTTCTTTAGATAAGGTAACAGATTTAAATGGTACCATCCATAATTTGGCCGGAGTTTTACCTTCTAGGGAAGTATTCTTTAAGGGAACTAACACTAATATTTCTCCAGAACACGAAAATTTAACTAATAATCAGGCTTTAGCCACAATTACCAATTCTGATAAGGATTTTACAGCTAATGCTGCCATCGACAATCAAAGCTTGGATCTGACAATCCGAAATAACAGTACTGTAATTGACATTGATAACGCTGCTTTTTATGGTAAAGGCAATGTTTACAAAATAATTTTGCGCAATGTAAATGGTTATTTAATATCCAATCAAACTTTAAAGGTTACTTTCACAGATAAAAATGGTAAATCAGAGGCATATTCGGTAATTACTGATGAAAATGGTATGGCTACTATTTTACTCAATAATACAATAGGTGTTTACAACGTACATGTTATTTATGGGGGTAATGGATATTTCAAAGGTTCTCAAGCTGATGCTATCATACAAATCTTAACCTCGATAACCAAAATAGTTTCTTACGATGGAACGTTTTATGGTACTGGAAATGTGTTCTATGCAGATCTATATGATTTTAATGGTAAAGGAGTAGCAGGTCAAAAAATAAGCTTTAATATTTCGCATGGAAATGAATCAAAGATTTATTATAGTGTTACTAATGATCAAGGCAGGACTGGTGTGGTTGTTAATTTTTCACAGGGTAAATATAATGTAAAAATGAGTTTTGCAGGTAATGGTTGGTATGGGTCCAGCAGCAGTACTTCTTCTTTTACTATATCTCCAATAAACACGAGTGTGACCCTTGAAACATCTGTTGTGTACGGTCGTGGAAACCCATATATTGTTAAAGTGAGAGATGCTAACGGCAATGTACTTAGAAATGAGAGTATAACGCTAATTATATCTCAAGGTAACCAGAATGAAACCTTTAATCTTAAAACAGATGTAAATGGTACTGCTGGCTTAATGATAAACCTGTACCCTGGACTTTATAATGTAACGGTTAAATATGGGGGTAATGGTTTGTATAAGTCAAGTTCTGCTAAGGGTACTCTTACAATTAACAGGGTAGACACTAAATTAAGGGCAGATTCTGTTATTTCAAATTTTAACAATATTTATGAAGTTACTTTAACTGACATTTACGGTAGACCGCTGGCAGGTGAGTCAGTAAATATCACAATTATGAATCAAAAATTTAACAAGACCTATTCTGCTGTAACAGATAGTAAGGGAGTAGCTAGTTTGTTAATTAATTTAGATGTTGGAAATTATGTTGTTGTTGACAATTTCTATACAAATGGCTGGTATGGCAGTACAACCACTGCAAGTACTTTGATTATTTCAAATATTACTACTCCTGCTGACTATTTTGTGTATAATAATATGACCAATGCTCAGATTCAACATATACTGGATAATTGCGTAGTATACAGTAATATTATATTTATGGGTGGACAGTACAGTAATTTAAAGCTAA
This window of the Methanobacterium veterum genome carries:
- a CDS encoding right-handed parallel beta-helix repeat-containing protein; this encodes MIKINKKHVVLISILIIFLSVTTVNAENTTGNLSLNTTHAANSSNTGNLGLNSSKLSVTSKSASRNVREINITNDNYVNYFNVYTGRILSSADIISGDTLRIGNVTDKMFTIDRKLIITTICDGDQITNGMIHLIAGSNGSIVTGLKIRNNKVVYTVNGISSEILDGIRLTNSSYNTISYNDVEFSRLAGSYIMPMDWSNNNTIIYNRFSSGATICMPMSESNYNNISYNHLEIRGAIYGVVGNIIYFNPFGNANYGSGLCIGNYISNNYLHSEVISEMIIGMMFTYNSHDNTTIINNTISHFFSGIVLTGNNLTIKGNHFIDDSYDQAISAGGSNIVVSDNVINVKSAVVGIQVSNSKNVTISNNKITLSEGCNYAIYADNNCMVSNNIINLPVYGIGIKTGQGSVINNTINTKGDAGIEGFGSDTDIIGNKITTQSCGIHIVSPRVRIYNNSIINNTITSNLYGIYLEGLIYNTTLSGNIIYTNSKGIYKDITDDFGDNSSDNTVNGVINDATAIIVNDSNYDTYFDKNGYLKFKSFKNDPVIVLTHLSNKNLKFDQKVTLLSNGMANLLTKVTITLYPDAAGSVIKDLNFYNTNLNAIILAEGTGNINITGNNITILSDPGYTGSLSGILSYGACEYVNITGNNIFINSDKGYVYGINSVSYNPDNSHFASDFSKYFTIANNSIISIGNKLVEGIYTDSLIYSSIVNNTINIFGGSYGYGIATANIMGSLHDLNIMNNIIMVSVKGMAYLVELHMSSNVSIVNNSISGVGSGVYGISAYKTSNVTIKSNSIHTTGGDLSLTDPGSSDVLGKGNAAIYLTANAGTTNILFNTVYTNAVKQMIFKDAFNTTLARNSYVIDDENLLNYFTGRSNGELLEDSIVQTNDTLLFADLKKYCSLVFGIPLNLTSYQGSSGINASFILKSGASNSTVSNLIFNLTDETAVNLIDAVNVTVSKNTIKIFSTVKSGVTGILVALNSVSNQISDNLIEMVGSYALCGICVSNSYQNNYGRSPKYNSISNNIINLKSNSSTNGIYVAMACNTLILNNRLSLVSAEVYGVITDYSVDYIGFGTLWTNNTQIINNTINGTGSLVYLIESLGALNNVVTGNILYSNSSTSYGYAGFKTNGDLIKSNTILVNGTCKVNGDKISTGQTGIYYSNGSSNNQVTDNYIISTYLPGGDYAVFIASATFASNVAAGNYMISDNNHKMADGAVYALFDVVCNNTPVYIFVSLDGSDITGNGSQVNPYKSIAYAISQAPNMALIYLLKGTYHETGLMINKTITLSSLNGKVVLEGDKKQMFYISSTGYLTISGLNITNTYSENGSAFINYGKLKIDNSGISYSKSSGEGGSILNHGNLSVSNSVLSHNSAHNGGSISNYGNVFISGCKINYNSAFCGGVIYNNETGSLNIFNSSFEHNFATDNGGVIDNYGYLNASNCLFEFNNASYGGVISNSAYKGNPLEGVAVDYISNSTFKNNSAQSGGAIFGCTKKFTILNSTFTYNEASNSGGAVSLSTDEGTIDRSVFRYNRATSSGALGLSGGNIKITNSIISNNAAMYYAGLYYEGDMVWSHILYQLTIANCDIENNTAMVRGGAFGFDEANVNITNSNIVNNFAPTYPTIFAQPYWTNIDARGNYWGLTGPTDDVWNSGAQLKAWLTERSNWNDNGGNSGNGGNSGNNGNSGNGGNSGNGGSSNSGSGLSFGTGTGSGLGDGSGSGIGNGSGTGNGNGKGSGLNNNSNGNNIWGNGQSDVDFINNLLNTVGAVNIAAAAGSSSSPGGESGSSSGADGQKVYEISKDKKTVTEESNDVLAGLIAVLFFVFLVVIGYIRNKKQFKR
- a CDS encoding right-handed parallel beta-helix repeat-containing protein, producing MDGKKVMFNKMGIMILFIVSLALSMGMVSAGDTSSGDVTNISAVNGDVHVNSNNLAADPVKVKGQKVYSAGGNSKIYVAANGSDENGDGTLDNPYRSLNSAISHSAGASTIYMFNGTYRGVNNTNLIIDKTLIISAWDGAVTLDGEGKSQIFDITSDGNLTLNGLKLINGYAGEESTSGAIINRGELTINNSAFSNNNGFLGGAILNYGSLTVLNSTFKTNKATNYAGGIANFGTTNVHNSQFIENTGGGLFNAGNMSVISSKFTSSSIICDNFGSNRNSVTITNASFADSMVTSKGNTVYIYNSSFVDSSYSAVQLENSNATITGSSFGRYAASVGVNSTLNITYSVILGTISTSGVNSTAYASYNWWGSNKVPTLYNVVVDKWVILTFVSDKSPIPSKTNATVTAVFKYTDGKNVFNLGKTYLPSRFISFETDNGDFSPPNGYMVNNSFSTTYLNNTEDTWIYACVDNQKVRLVIGTGWTDYSIYVSNDGDDYYGDGSRDNPYKTLQKAVSKALNGNKIYIYAGTYTGLYNTDLHINKYLTFSSFNGDVLIYRYSNINLFNITEFGQLNLNNINTCSNMSYNVLLINNGGGVLVLNNCTINNSTGCIGGSGDVKAYNSKFYNIVGYAIQSNGNLTVIKSSFTNISIPNTSIYDRAIIRSCGNLTVINSTFINNNLNAIYAEWSSGSSALINGSNFTNNTGGVTFYNFDQGAAVENCKFIDNTGSCVIQASIINNSLFINNTGRGSIRGSIIINGDYNSEPKNLTISNSTFINNSNVVDDYEDYNSNGVIFNGGNLTVTQCTFSNNCAAYGGAIYNLGDLNVSYSVFVNNTAKYLAADVYNRMGTAYLLSNWWGSNSGPTSEKVYRFLGDVYAYNWVIMTLTINNNVLNASLDKVTDLNGTIHNLAGVLPSREVFFKGTNTNISPEHENLTNNQALATITNSDKDFTANAAIDNQSLDLTIRNNSTVIDIDNAAFYGKGNVYKIILRNVNGYLISNQTLKVTFTDKNGKSEAYSVITDENGMATILLNNTIGVYNVHVIYGGNGYFKGSQADAIIQILTSITKIVSYDGTFYGTGNVFYADLYDFNGKGVAGQKISFNISHGNESKIYYSVTNDQGRTGVVVNFSQGKYNVKMSFAGNGWYGSSSSTSSFTISPINTSVTLETSVVYGRGNPYIVKVRDANGNVLRNESITLIISQGNQNETFNLKTDVNGTAGLMINLYPGLYNVTVKYGGNGLYKSSSAKGTLTINRVDTKLRADSVISNFNNIYEVTLTDIYGRPLAGESVNITIMNQKFNKTYSAVTDSKGVASLLINLDVGNYVVVDNFYTNGWYGSTTTASTLIISNITTPADYFVYNNMTNAQIQHILDNCVVYSNIIFMGGQYSNLKLIVSRPVNIKSKGTVIIMGNGSGTAFTVNANATIQGLVIKNYGTGILNKASTVSIVNNTFAGNVNGVVNYGSGSGVKISTNNVFQSSKGSAIYNYGNNLTFRGFKLVNNKVGITNKGSNVDILYNTISGGEYGIVNSQKATDINYNTVSSASKSGIYNTGSSSKIGHNTLKNNYYGINNKGSASTIAYNVVSGGSKGIVNSAGSVTISGNSVKSVTGYGVYNSGSSAKIYKNTLTGLNKGYGIYLTSSVKSNLIQSNTVSKFYYGLSDAGYKNTLQSNVLKYNKVGLYLYKTAKYSTVTSNQVYKNTNYGVYNKGYKTTLYKNQITYNTKYGLATVKSVKNTKNTIKKNKVNTKLIK